Proteins found in one Pectobacterium atrosepticum genomic segment:
- a CDS encoding sodium:solute symporter family protein, giving the protein MNHFDFTDTLIIIGMIVFYIAFTSWLTLKLRSKSSAEFMEGSRALPAFIVGVLLMTEFIGAKSTVGTAQSAFENGIAASWSVIGAAIGFLLFGMILVKKIYNTGKVTISGAIAEKYGTSTKNIISIIMIYALLLVNVGNYVSGAAAISTVLKISLPVAALITAIVSTFYFYFGGLKGVAYVTLIHSALKYVGVMIILFVALKMTGGITPMIEKMPDYYWSWDGKLGASTIFAWLIGTIGSIFCTQFVIQAISATKDATSAKRATWVAFFFCMPIAIAIAVIGVAAKFVHPEINSLYAMPIFLQDMNPWLAGLVTTSLVASIFISVSTVALAIASLIVKDFYVPYYNPTPEKEMKMTRVFSLIIGFAPLIFVLLVPEVLKLSFFTRAIRLSISVVAMIAFYLPFFSSTRGANASLISACVVTSVWYILGNPYGIDNMYVALVTPAIVILIDRMIPNKAKKIKISQTENKSGA; this is encoded by the coding sequence ATGAACCATTTTGATTTTACCGACACCCTCATAATCATTGGGATGATTGTATTTTATATCGCATTCACCTCATGGTTGACGCTCAAATTACGCAGTAAATCCAGCGCCGAGTTCATGGAAGGATCGCGTGCGCTACCGGCGTTTATCGTCGGTGTTCTGCTGATGACCGAGTTCATCGGTGCCAAATCCACAGTAGGTACGGCGCAGTCCGCCTTCGAAAACGGTATCGCCGCGTCCTGGTCAGTGATTGGCGCGGCCATCGGCTTCCTTCTGTTTGGGATGATTCTGGTCAAAAAGATCTACAACACGGGTAAAGTCACCATTTCCGGCGCAATTGCCGAGAAATACGGGACATCGACCAAGAACATCATTTCAATCATCATGATCTATGCTTTGTTGCTGGTGAACGTGGGCAACTACGTCAGCGGCGCAGCAGCCATCTCAACCGTGCTAAAAATTTCCCTGCCCGTGGCAGCCCTGATCACCGCCATCGTCAGTACTTTCTACTTTTACTTTGGCGGCTTAAAAGGTGTTGCTTATGTAACGTTGATTCACAGCGCCTTGAAATACGTCGGTGTGATGATCATTTTGTTCGTGGCGCTGAAAATGACCGGTGGCATTACACCGATGATTGAGAAAATGCCGGATTACTACTGGTCATGGGACGGTAAATTGGGTGCCAGCACTATCTTCGCCTGGCTGATTGGCACCATTGGATCTATCTTCTGTACACAATTCGTCATTCAAGCCATCTCAGCTACCAAGGATGCAACTTCTGCAAAACGCGCCACTTGGGTCGCCTTCTTCTTCTGTATGCCGATCGCGATTGCTATCGCCGTCATCGGCGTCGCAGCGAAGTTTGTTCACCCTGAAATCAACAGCCTGTATGCAATGCCAATCTTCCTGCAAGATATGAACCCGTGGTTAGCTGGGCTGGTGACAACCTCATTGGTCGCATCGATTTTCATCAGCGTAAGTACCGTAGCACTGGCAATCGCCTCACTGATCGTGAAGGATTTTTACGTCCCGTACTATAATCCGACACCGGAAAAAGAGATGAAAATGACGCGTGTATTCTCGCTCATTATCGGATTCGCGCCGTTAATTTTCGTCCTGCTGGTGCCTGAAGTTCTGAAGCTATCGTTCTTTACCCGTGCCATTCGCTTGTCGATTTCCGTCGTTGCAATGATTGCGTTCTACCTGCCGTTCTTCAGCAGCACTCGCGGGGCGAACGCCAGCCTGATCTCAGCCTGTGTGGTCACCTCCGTTTGGTATATTCTCGGCAACCCATACGGCATCGATAACATGTATGTCGCGCTGGTTACCCCAGCTATTGTCATACTGATCGATCGCATGATTCCGAACAAAGCGAAAAAAATCAAAATTTCTCAAACTGAAAATAAATCAGGAGCTTGA
- a CDS encoding DeoR/GlpR transcriptional regulator, with protein MDIAVDPTLTDAFRMSGDKVRGQSRLDQIMDYLKSHNLVTVDELVSVIDASPATIRRDLIKLDEQGVISRSHGGVTLNRFIPSQPTTNEKLHRSLQEKQAIARYAATLVKPGSAVVLDAGTTMLELARNLTHLPLRVITADLQIALFLSEFKQIEVTIIGGRIDDSSQSCIGEHGRRLLRSIYPDIAFISCNSWSLDKGVTTPTEEKAGVKQDLGANASRRILLADSSKYGAYSLFCVTPLSDLTDIVTDSALAPEVQEQLKGKAFNLTLV; from the coding sequence ATGGATATCGCCGTGGATCCTACATTAACCGATGCTTTCCGCATGAGCGGGGATAAAGTAAGAGGGCAGAGCCGTCTTGATCAGATTATGGATTATCTAAAAAGCCATAATCTGGTGACGGTCGATGAACTGGTGTCCGTGATCGACGCTTCCCCGGCGACGATCCGTCGTGACTTGATCAAGCTGGACGAGCAGGGTGTGATTAGCCGCAGTCACGGTGGCGTGACGCTCAATCGTTTTATTCCTTCCCAGCCGACCACGAATGAGAAATTACATCGTAGCCTTCAGGAAAAACAGGCGATAGCGCGCTATGCAGCGACGTTGGTTAAGCCGGGCAGCGCGGTGGTGCTGGATGCGGGAACGACCATGCTGGAGCTGGCGCGGAACCTGACGCACCTGCCGCTGCGCGTGATTACCGCCGATTTGCAAATTGCGCTGTTTTTGTCTGAGTTTAAGCAGATCGAAGTGACGATCATCGGCGGGCGTATTGATGACAGCAGCCAGTCCTGTATTGGTGAACATGGCCGTCGTCTGCTACGCAGCATTTACCCGGACATTGCATTTATCAGCTGCAACTCGTGGAGTCTGGACAAAGGTGTCACCACGCCGACGGAAGAGAAAGCGGGCGTGAAGCAAGATCTCGGCGCGAATGCCAGCCGTCGAATATTGCTGGCTGACAGCAGTAAATATGGCGCGTATTCCCTGTTCTGCGTCACGCCTTTATCGGATCTGACGGATATCGTTACCGACAGCGCGTTAGCGCCCGAGGTGCAGGAGCAACTGAAAGGCAAAGCGTTCAATCTGACGCTGGTGTAA
- a CDS encoding D-threonate 4-phosphate dehydrogenase yields the protein MSKIIAVTMGDPAGIGPEIIIKSLAEGELSGASAVVVGCVQTMRRILALNVVPTVELKIIDKPADAVFAPGVINIIDEPLEDPQALKPGIVQAQAGDLAYRCIKKATALAMAGEVHAIATAPLNKEALHSAGHLYPGHTELLAKLTNSRDYAMVLYTDKLKVIHVSTHIALRKFLDTLNRDRVETVIDMADVFLKRVGFTHPRIAVAGVNPHAGENGLFGDEEIKIVSPSVEAMKAKGIDVYGPCPPDTVYLQAYEGQYDMVVAMYHDQGHIPLKLLGFYDGVNITAGLPFIRTSADHGTAFDIAWTGKAKPESMAISIQLAMQLA from the coding sequence GTGAGTAAAATTATTGCGGTAACGATGGGGGATCCGGCAGGGATTGGACCGGAAATTATTATCAAATCTCTGGCCGAAGGCGAGCTTTCCGGCGCATCCGCTGTGGTGGTGGGCTGCGTACAGACGATGCGACGCATTCTGGCGCTGAACGTGGTGCCAACAGTCGAGCTGAAAATCATTGATAAACCGGCTGACGCGGTATTTGCGCCGGGCGTCATCAACATCATTGATGAACCGTTGGAAGATCCGCAGGCGCTAAAGCCGGGTATCGTTCAGGCACAGGCGGGCGATTTGGCTTACCGCTGCATCAAGAAAGCGACCGCGCTGGCGATGGCGGGTGAAGTCCACGCGATTGCGACCGCACCGCTGAATAAAGAAGCGCTGCACTCGGCGGGCCATCTTTATCCGGGCCACACCGAACTGCTGGCGAAGCTGACCAACAGCCGTGACTATGCGATGGTGCTGTATACCGATAAGTTGAAGGTTATCCATGTTTCAACGCACATCGCGCTGCGTAAATTCCTGGATACGCTGAACCGCGATCGCGTGGAAACGGTGATCGACATGGCAGATGTCTTCCTCAAACGCGTCGGTTTTACCCATCCGCGTATCGCCGTTGCCGGAGTTAACCCGCATGCGGGTGAGAATGGCCTATTTGGTGACGAAGAGATCAAGATCGTGTCGCCGTCGGTTGAAGCGATGAAAGCCAAAGGCATTGATGTTTATGGCCCGTGCCCGCCGGATACCGTCTATTTGCAGGCGTATGAAGGCCAGTACGATATGGTGGTGGCGATGTATCACGATCAGGGGCACATCCCGCTCAAGCTACTAGGCTTTTATGATGGCGTGAATATTACTGCTGGGTTGCCGTTTATCCGCACGTCGGCTGACCACGGTACGGCGTTTGACATTGCCTGGACGGGTAAAGCGAAGCCTGAAAGCATGGCGATCTCTATTCAGCTCGCGATGCAACTGGCCTGA
- a CDS encoding ABC transporter ATP-binding protein: MIALQELAFGYRGQPPLATLSGCFHQGSLTAVIGANGTGKSTLLKTLAGLLPPLYGTFSLGNGGKENAIGYLPQLSEFDRQFPINVRDLVLMGSLPHRGLLRSINANWHRKAINALDAVSMGDFADHHIGVLSGGQLQRVLFARLLLTQAPIILLDEPFTGVDSQTTQTLLQIIEQLHAEGRTILAVLHDMELVGQHFPAVLQLTPYGHRWGDAQPILHSLRKAESDTPTLRIVTS; encoded by the coding sequence ATGATTGCCCTACAGGAATTGGCCTTTGGCTACCGTGGTCAACCGCCACTCGCGACGCTCAGCGGCTGTTTTCATCAGGGATCGCTGACGGCGGTTATTGGTGCGAACGGTACGGGGAAATCTACGCTGCTGAAAACGCTAGCGGGTTTGCTGCCACCGCTTTACGGCACATTCAGCCTCGGTAACGGCGGCAAAGAGAATGCTATCGGCTATTTACCGCAGCTCTCCGAATTCGATCGGCAGTTTCCGATTAACGTACGCGATCTGGTGCTGATGGGGTCGCTGCCCCATCGCGGATTGTTACGGAGTATTAACGCCAACTGGCACCGCAAAGCCATTAACGCACTCGACGCCGTCTCAATGGGAGATTTTGCCGACCACCATATTGGCGTCCTGTCCGGTGGACAACTACAGCGCGTGCTCTTCGCGCGGCTATTACTGACGCAGGCTCCAATCATTCTGCTGGATGAACCCTTTACCGGCGTCGATAGCCAAACCACACAGACACTCTTGCAGATTATCGAGCAGCTTCATGCCGAAGGCAGAACCATTCTGGCCGTATTGCACGATATGGAGCTGGTTGGGCAGCACTTTCCGGCTGTTTTACAACTCACCCCGTACGGCCATCGCTGGGGAGATGCTCAACCCATATTACATAGCCTGCGCAAGGCCGAAAGTGATACGCCAACGCTCAGGATCGTCACGTCATGA
- a CDS encoding metal ABC transporter substrate-binding protein: protein MKRSLLAIALSGLLLSPLAMAKNLDVVASFSVLGDMVSHIGGDRVTVTDLVKPNGDPHEFEPSPKDSKTLAHADLVFVNGLGLEGWIDRLVTASGYHGDVITASNGIETRSMVEDGKTETDPHAWNSMSNGVVYAHNIVNALAKADPQNADYYRQQGEAYIKQLQDLDRYAKKTFADIPPEKRKVLTSHDAFGYFSQAYDVKFLSPVGYSTESEASSKKVAALIKQIKQEKVKSYFIENQTDGRLVKQIANASGAQPGGELYPEALTDASGPAATYTTAFKHNVDTLAASMK, encoded by the coding sequence ATGAAACGTTCACTGTTAGCTATCGCGTTATCCGGCCTGCTGCTTAGCCCACTGGCGATGGCAAAGAATCTTGATGTTGTTGCCAGCTTTTCCGTACTTGGCGATATGGTCAGCCACATCGGTGGCGATCGCGTCACCGTGACCGATCTCGTCAAGCCGAATGGCGATCCGCATGAGTTTGAACCGTCGCCAAAAGACAGCAAAACGCTGGCTCACGCCGATCTGGTTTTCGTTAACGGGCTGGGTCTGGAAGGGTGGATCGATCGTCTGGTCACCGCCTCCGGCTACCATGGCGACGTCATCACGGCATCCAACGGCATTGAAACACGCTCGATGGTGGAAGACGGCAAAACCGAAACCGACCCGCATGCCTGGAACAGCATGAGCAACGGTGTGGTGTACGCGCACAACATCGTCAACGCGCTGGCAAAAGCAGATCCACAGAATGCCGATTACTATCGTCAGCAGGGTGAAGCCTACATCAAGCAGCTACAAGATCTGGATCGCTACGCGAAGAAAACCTTTGCCGACATTCCACCGGAAAAACGTAAAGTACTCACCAGCCATGATGCATTCGGCTACTTTAGCCAAGCCTACGATGTGAAGTTCCTGTCGCCTGTGGGCTATTCTACCGAATCCGAAGCCAGCAGCAAAAAAGTGGCCGCGCTGATTAAGCAAATCAAACAAGAGAAGGTGAAAAGCTACTTCATTGAAAACCAGACCGATGGACGTCTGGTGAAGCAAATCGCCAATGCCAGCGGCGCACAGCCGGGTGGTGAACTGTATCCAGAAGCCCTAACCGACGCGTCCGGCCCGGCAGCAACCTATACAACCGCGTTTAAACACAACGTCGATACCCTCGCCGCCAGCATGAAGTAA
- a CDS encoding four-carbon acid sugar kinase family protein: protein MPNVQQSAGQVLVVADDFTGANDAGVGLAQQGARVSVVFDVNTLHADLLGDAVVINTDSRAARDDVASQRTAEAVAAWQAVGGKGWIIKKIDSTLRGNLGAEVAAALSAADVPVALIAAASPTLGRVTRQGEVWVNGRLLTDTEFASDPKTPVTSASIAARLAEQTALSVAEIHLDEVRQANLAHRLQQLADEGTRLIILDTDVQDDLTHIVNAARALPFRPLLVGSAGLSDALATAQDFTRKTEKPLLAVVGSMSDIAQKQIAAARLRSDVTLVEIDINALFSPDSSTVMASQCEDALKALTNGHHCIIRTCHNENQRFEIDARCRELGLSRQQLGETISHYLGELTRNIVQALDSLAADGTRRRLPGGLYLSGGDIAIAVATALGATGFQIKGQIASCVPWGYLLNSIVGMTPVMTKAGGFGNETTLLDVLRFIEEKVSE from the coding sequence ATGCCAAACGTGCAGCAATCAGCAGGACAGGTATTAGTTGTTGCTGATGACTTTACGGGTGCCAATGATGCGGGCGTCGGTCTGGCGCAGCAGGGGGCTCGGGTTAGCGTCGTATTTGACGTTAATACACTGCATGCGGATTTACTGGGCGATGCGGTGGTCATCAACACCGATAGCCGTGCGGCGCGTGACGACGTGGCGTCTCAACGTACTGCCGAAGCGGTAGCCGCCTGGCAGGCTGTGGGCGGGAAAGGCTGGATTATTAAGAAAATTGACTCGACGCTGCGTGGGAATTTGGGGGCGGAAGTGGCCGCTGCGCTGTCTGCGGCTGATGTACCTGTTGCGCTGATTGCTGCGGCGTCGCCGACGCTGGGGCGCGTTACCCGACAAGGTGAAGTCTGGGTTAATGGTCGTCTGCTTACCGACACGGAATTTGCCAGCGATCCAAAAACGCCAGTGACCTCGGCTTCTATCGCCGCCCGTCTGGCGGAACAAACTGCTTTATCAGTAGCAGAGATACATCTTGATGAGGTGCGTCAGGCCAATTTAGCCCACCGTTTGCAGCAGTTGGCGGACGAGGGTACACGCCTGATTATTCTCGATACCGACGTGCAGGACGATCTGACACACATCGTTAACGCCGCCAGAGCATTGCCGTTTCGCCCCTTACTGGTCGGCTCGGCAGGCCTGAGCGACGCGCTGGCGACTGCGCAGGATTTTACGCGCAAAACTGAAAAGCCGCTGCTGGCTGTCGTCGGGTCAATGAGCGATATTGCTCAAAAACAGATTGCAGCCGCCAGATTGCGCAGTGATGTCACGCTGGTTGAGATCGACATCAATGCGCTCTTTTCACCCGACTCATCCACCGTCATGGCGTCCCAGTGTGAGGATGCGCTGAAGGCGCTGACGAACGGCCACCATTGCATTATTCGAACCTGTCACAACGAGAATCAGCGCTTCGAGATCGACGCGCGCTGTCGGGAGCTTGGGCTTAGCCGCCAGCAGCTTGGCGAAACGATCAGCCACTATCTGGGGGAACTTACGCGCAACATTGTTCAGGCACTAGATAGCCTAGCGGCGGACGGCACTCGCCGACGCTTACCGGGGGGATTGTATTTATCGGGTGGTGATATTGCGATTGCCGTGGCAACCGCACTGGGCGCTACCGGTTTTCAGATTAAGGGGCAAATCGCATCCTGCGTGCCTTGGGGATACCTGCTGAACAGCATTGTCGGCATGACCCCTGTGATGACTAAAGCGGGGGGTTTTGGTAACGAAACTACTTTGCTCGATGTTTTACGTTTTATTGAGGAGAAGGTCAGTGAGTAA
- a CDS encoding glycosyl hydrolase yields the protein MSSETITVERSGKVHHAEGDATRLDAYIPSECPQNHAANLLHLPNGDVLCVWFGGTQEGIADISIYMSRLVNGSGSWSKAAKLSEDATRSEQNPVLFLAPDNVLWLLYTAQKSGNQDTAIVRYRQSTDLGATWGEIGTLLDQPGTFIRQPITVLENGDWLLPVFYCRVQPGEKWVGNDDDSAVKISSDQGKTWREYPVPNSTGCVHMNITPLQDGTLLALYRSRWADFIYQSRSTDGGKTWSEPVATDLPNNNSSIQVTTLKNGHLALVFNHMSAADATDRRLSLYDEIEDEEDKASGAKMPEVQTGGRSAFWGAPRAPMTLAISEDGGKSWPWQRNIEVGDGYCMTNNSTEKLNREFSYPSVKQAPDGKLHVAFTYFRQAIKHVVVSEEWVKAS from the coding sequence ATGAGTAGCGAAACCATTACTGTGGAACGTAGCGGAAAAGTCCATCACGCAGAAGGCGATGCCACGCGTCTGGATGCCTACATTCCATCGGAATGCCCGCAGAATCATGCGGCCAACCTGCTCCATCTGCCGAACGGCGATGTGCTGTGCGTCTGGTTCGGTGGTACACAAGAAGGGATTGCGGATATCTCTATCTATATGTCCCGCCTTGTGAACGGCAGCGGTAGCTGGAGTAAAGCCGCCAAGCTGTCTGAGGATGCCACGCGTTCTGAGCAGAACCCTGTGCTGTTCCTCGCGCCGGATAACGTGCTGTGGCTGCTGTACACCGCGCAGAAATCCGGTAATCAGGATACCGCGATTGTGCGCTACCGCCAGTCCACCGATTTAGGTGCTACCTGGGGCGAGATCGGCACGCTGCTCGATCAGCCGGGCACCTTCATCCGCCAGCCCATCACCGTGCTGGAAAACGGTGACTGGCTGCTACCGGTGTTCTACTGCCGCGTTCAGCCGGGAGAGAAATGGGTCGGTAACGATGATGACAGCGCCGTGAAAATCTCCAGCGATCAGGGTAAAACCTGGCGCGAATATCCGGTGCCAAACAGCACGGGCTGCGTACATATGAATATCACCCCATTGCAGGACGGCACGCTGCTGGCGCTGTACCGCAGCCGCTGGGCTGATTTCATCTACCAAAGCCGTTCAACGGATGGCGGTAAAACCTGGTCAGAGCCGGTAGCAACCGATTTGCCGAACAACAACTCGTCTATTCAGGTGACTACGCTGAAAAACGGTCATCTGGCGCTGGTGTTCAACCACATGAGCGCCGCCGATGCCACCGATCGCCGCCTATCACTGTACGATGAAATCGAGGATGAAGAAGACAAAGCCAGCGGTGCCAAAATGCCGGAAGTGCAAACCGGTGGTCGTAGCGCCTTCTGGGGCGCACCGCGCGCACCGATGACGCTCGCCATTTCGGAAGACGGCGGTAAAAGCTGGCCGTGGCAGCGCAATATCGAAGTGGGTGACGGTTACTGCATGACCAATAACTCAACGGAGAAGCTGAACCGCGAGTTCTCTTACCCCAGCGTCAAGCAAGCGCCAGACGGTAAGCTACACGTCGCGTTCACCTACTTCCGTCAGGCGATCAAGCACGTCGTGGTGAGTGAAGAGTGGGTCAAGGCGAGTTAA
- a CDS encoding dihydrodipicolinate synthase family protein has product MSKNITGVLTAIVTPFDNQGEFNPAAMRLQVQRQMRYGNGIFCNGTNGEFFVLHTDEKVAVTETCVDEVAGKVPVVGHIGEISTRETIKLGKRIAELGVDAVSVITPYFIPLKQEELIAHYTAVADALTVPVFLYNIPARTGNTLAPETVRTLADHPNIIGIKDSAGSYESLSGYVQAVKGVQGFNVLNGPDSLIHQGFVDGCSACISGLANVAPEAISQIWHRFHAGDIEGSRQAQEQVAELRKTLYAIAFSPAVVKKALAIMGEDVGVSRYPIQFSAQDEDNIRNILSQFSQ; this is encoded by the coding sequence ATGAGTAAGAACATTACCGGCGTCCTGACCGCCATCGTCACGCCGTTTGATAACCAGGGCGAATTTAACCCCGCTGCCATGCGTCTTCAGGTTCAACGCCAGATGCGCTATGGCAACGGTATTTTCTGTAACGGCACCAACGGTGAGTTTTTCGTTCTGCACACCGATGAGAAAGTCGCCGTCACGGAAACCTGCGTTGATGAAGTTGCCGGAAAAGTGCCGGTTGTCGGCCACATCGGTGAAATCTCCACGCGGGAAACCATCAAGCTCGGCAAGCGCATCGCCGAGCTGGGTGTCGATGCCGTTTCTGTCATCACCCCGTATTTCATTCCACTAAAACAGGAAGAGCTGATCGCCCACTACACCGCCGTCGCCGATGCGCTGACCGTGCCGGTGTTTCTCTACAACATTCCTGCACGCACGGGAAATACGCTGGCACCGGAAACCGTCCGCACGCTGGCGGATCACCCGAACATCATCGGCATCAAAGACAGCGCAGGCAGCTATGAAAGCCTGAGCGGTTATGTGCAAGCGGTGAAAGGTGTGCAGGGCTTTAACGTACTGAATGGCCCAGACTCGCTCATTCACCAGGGCTTTGTTGACGGCTGCTCCGCCTGTATCTCCGGGCTGGCTAACGTGGCACCGGAAGCGATCAGCCAGATTTGGCACCGTTTCCATGCCGGTGACATTGAAGGCTCCCGTCAGGCACAAGAACAGGTTGCCGAATTGCGTAAGACACTGTACGCCATCGCGTTCTCACCGGCTGTGGTGAAGAAAGCGCTGGCAATCATGGGTGAAGATGTCGGCGTTAGCCGCTATCCGATCCAGTTTTCCGCACAGGATGAAGACAACATCCGCAACATACTTAGTCAATTCTCGCAGTAA
- a CDS encoding iron-containing alcohol dehydrogenase, with protein sequence MNINSTILSGYRVLQDISHLLAGKQHVLFVTDKNIVGLPDVQALIAQVKQAVPQVLLVDNVPAEPSQHDVAHILSQLTQTQTDLVIGVGGGSVLDVAKLLSVLCAGDETVTLDSLLTGEKPTRRTTSLLIPTTAGTGSEATPNAILAIPEKETKVGIITPVMLPDYVALVPELTISMPPHIAASTGIDALCHLIECFTSTIANPVSDNYALIGLKKLFANLETSVREPSNLEAKLNMLWASYYGGAAIAHSGTHLVHAMSYPLGGKYHIPHGVANAILLAPCMRFVQDAAQDKFAQAYDLLPDADLTLGTAEKAQALVTYFSELVKRLNLPNTLQQLGVEKDHLPYLVDAALQVQRLMKNVPTQVSADDVREVYLTLF encoded by the coding sequence ATGAATATCAATAGCACTATCCTCAGCGGTTACCGGGTACTTCAGGACATTAGTCACCTGTTGGCAGGGAAACAGCACGTTTTATTTGTCACCGACAAAAACATCGTCGGGCTGCCTGACGTTCAGGCGCTGATCGCACAAGTTAAGCAAGCCGTTCCGCAGGTTCTGTTGGTTGATAATGTGCCTGCCGAGCCAAGCCAGCACGACGTTGCCCACATACTGAGTCAGCTCACACAAACCCAGACCGATCTAGTCATTGGCGTAGGCGGCGGCAGCGTACTGGATGTCGCCAAACTGCTTTCCGTGCTGTGCGCAGGCGATGAAACCGTCACGCTGGATAGCCTGCTGACAGGAGAAAAGCCAACTCGCCGCACGACATCCCTGCTCATCCCGACCACCGCAGGAACTGGTTCAGAAGCCACGCCGAATGCCATTCTGGCGATCCCGGAAAAAGAGACCAAGGTCGGCATTATTACGCCCGTGATGCTGCCGGACTATGTTGCACTGGTGCCGGAGCTGACCATCAGCATGCCGCCACATATTGCCGCCTCAACCGGTATCGACGCACTCTGCCACCTGATCGAGTGTTTCACCTCGACGATTGCCAACCCGGTCAGCGACAACTACGCGCTGATTGGCCTGAAGAAGCTGTTTGCCAACCTTGAAACGTCTGTGCGCGAACCGAGCAATCTGGAAGCCAAGCTGAATATGTTGTGGGCGTCCTATTACGGTGGTGCCGCCATTGCCCACTCCGGTACGCATCTGGTTCACGCCATGTCTTACCCGCTAGGCGGTAAGTACCACATCCCACACGGCGTCGCGAACGCCATCCTGCTCGCCCCTTGCATGCGCTTCGTGCAGGACGCTGCACAGGACAAATTCGCTCAGGCGTATGACCTGCTGCCGGATGCCGATCTAACGCTCGGTACCGCGGAAAAAGCGCAGGCGCTGGTGACCTATTTCAGTGAGTTGGTCAAACGACTCAATCTGCCCAACACCTTACAGCAGCTTGGCGTGGAAAAAGATCACCTGCCCTATCTGGTCGATGCCGCGTTACAGGTTCAGCGTCTGATGAAAAACGTACCGACACAAGTCAGTGCCGACGATGTCCGTGAGGTGTACCTGACCCTGTTTTAA
- a CDS encoding metal ABC transporter permease, which yields MMLFHLITSPFSEFGFMRRALVGCLVLTLSAAPLGCFLLLRRMSLIGDALSHAVLPGVAIGYLISGMSLLAMGIGGFIAGLSVAMLSGFVTRHTELKEDASFAGFYLGSLALGVTLVSLRGSNIDLLHVLFGSILAVDRAALIDIALIGSASLLVLAVIYRALVIESFDVTFLRINSGRYRALIHGLFLSLVVLNLVAGFQLLGTLMTVGMMMLPAASARFWTQRLPVMLGIAVLQGMVASLIGLLWSYYAELPAGPAIILTMTLFFCFSVCVGHHGGLLRLRR from the coding sequence ATGATGCTATTTCACCTTATTACTTCTCCTTTTTCAGAATTCGGCTTTATGCGCCGCGCGCTGGTTGGCTGTCTGGTGCTAACGCTGAGCGCCGCGCCGTTGGGCTGTTTTCTACTGTTACGGCGTATGAGCCTGATTGGCGATGCGCTGTCGCATGCGGTATTACCCGGCGTGGCAATCGGCTATCTCATCTCGGGGATGTCACTGCTGGCGATGGGAATCGGCGGCTTTATTGCCGGGCTGTCCGTCGCCATGCTCTCCGGCTTCGTCACGCGCCACACGGAATTAAAAGAGGACGCCAGCTTTGCCGGATTTTACCTCGGCTCGCTAGCGCTTGGCGTCACGCTGGTTTCACTGCGCGGTTCCAACATCGACCTGCTGCATGTGCTGTTCGGATCGATTCTGGCGGTGGATCGCGCCGCGCTGATCGATATTGCGCTGATCGGATCCGCCTCCTTGCTGGTGTTGGCAGTGATCTATCGGGCGCTGGTGATTGAATCGTTTGACGTGACCTTCCTGCGCATCAATTCAGGGCGCTATCGGGCGCTGATCCACGGCCTGTTTCTGTCGCTAGTGGTGCTGAATCTGGTCGCCGGATTTCAGCTGTTAGGCACGCTAATGACGGTCGGCATGATGATGCTGCCTGCCGCCAGCGCCCGATTTTGGACGCAGCGCCTGCCCGTCATGCTCGGTATTGCGGTGCTGCAAGGAATGGTCGCCAGCCTGATCGGGCTGCTGTGGTCTTACTATGCCGAGCTGCCTGCTGGCCCCGCCATCATCCTGACGATGACGCTGTTTTTCTGTTTCTCGGTCTGTGTTGGTCACCACGGTGGGCTGTTACGCCTGCGCCGTTGA
- a CDS encoding YhcH/YjgK/YiaL family protein codes for MIAGNLNTLKLATLPDALWAILSAPGMSLAELNALPEGRYQPEGAEWFYNIGTVNTAPRATRHTEFHSNYLDIQLILEGEEIIGYGLNDVHGQPATERKPDLYILENPQVPHQIHLRAGDFVTFYPGEAHQALCAINDSPAPVKKAVFKIPVTLL; via the coding sequence ATGATTGCAGGAAACCTCAACACCCTCAAACTCGCCACGCTGCCCGATGCGCTGTGGGCCATTCTGTCCGCGCCGGGCATGTCGTTGGCTGAACTGAATGCGCTACCCGAAGGCCGTTATCAGCCAGAAGGGGCCGAATGGTTTTACAACATCGGCACCGTGAATACCGCGCCGCGCGCCACACGACATACCGAATTCCACAGCAACTATCTCGATATCCAACTGATTCTGGAAGGCGAGGAGATTATCGGTTACGGTCTGAATGATGTGCATGGGCAGCCCGCGACTGAACGTAAGCCAGATCTCTATATTCTGGAGAACCCACAGGTGCCGCATCAGATCCACCTACGGGCAGGCGACTTCGTCACCTTTTATCCGGGAGAAGCCCATCAGGCGCTGTGTGCGATTAACGACAGCCCTGCTCCGGTCAAAAAAGCCGTGTTTAAAATCCCCGTCACGTTGTTGTGA